One Megamonas hypermegale genomic window carries:
- a CDS encoding metallophosphoesterase encodes MFLKKVGVIFMFAVMTIGCLLCITALSFLLSGEIFSHSIKKSARKKMLGINLVVTVLFFVLYPGILTKDFGGVLTKITILWFMLQIFLIILAVIIKVLRLIYEKTSGTPVDESRRRFLRGCIWVPAIAGSLYGGLYEYGRIEFTNVDIDAGEYTRLSKLKIAQLSDVHLGQFFSVRHLQEVLIQIIQQKADMLVLTGDIFDSTKGSDNDEAIKLLNAYAQFFPFGVYMCWGNHEHLRGIDHLKEELSKTNIKVLNNESVKIFSGDKPLYILGVDFLNGDMTPNVVQAREKYVAKAMENVPENAYKILLAHHSIFLDEAFKNKINLTLTGHTHGGQFGFMGIPLLPMFKYMSGKFEQDGCIGYVSRGAGSWFPFRIGCPPEVTFFNFKVKG; translated from the coding sequence ATGTTTTTGAAAAAGGTAGGTGTGATTTTTATGTTTGCCGTGATGACAATAGGCTGTTTGTTATGTATAACGGCTTTAAGTTTTTTATTGTCAGGTGAAATTTTTTCGCACAGTATAAAAAAGAGTGCTCGTAAAAAAATGCTAGGTATTAACTTAGTAGTAACAGTGCTTTTTTTTGTTTTATATCCAGGTATTTTAACAAAAGATTTTGGGGGAGTTCTAACAAAAATAACCATATTATGGTTTATGTTACAGATTTTCTTGATAATCTTAGCTGTTATAATTAAAGTATTGCGATTGATATATGAAAAGACAAGCGGTACGCCTGTAGATGAAAGCCGTAGACGTTTTTTGCGTGGGTGTATTTGGGTACCAGCAATAGCTGGCAGTTTATATGGCGGTTTATATGAATATGGTCGCATAGAATTTACGAATGTAGATATTGATGCTGGAGAATATACAAGACTCAGTAAGTTGAAGATAGCTCAATTATCTGATGTGCATTTAGGACAGTTTTTTTCTGTTAGACATTTACAAGAAGTTTTAATACAAATTATTCAGCAAAAAGCGGATATGTTAGTTTTAACAGGGGATATTTTTGATAGCACAAAAGGTAGTGATAATGATGAGGCGATTAAGCTTTTAAATGCCTATGCCCAATTTTTCCCTTTTGGTGTGTATATGTGCTGGGGTAATCATGAACATCTTCGCGGTATAGACCATTTAAAAGAAGAGCTAAGCAAAACGAATATCAAAGTACTAAACAATGAATCTGTTAAAATTTTTAGTGGTGATAAACCATTATATATCTTAGGTGTAGACTTTTTAAATGGTGATATGACGCCGAATGTTGTGCAAGCGCGTGAAAAATATGTAGCAAAAGCAATGGAAAATGTACCAGAAAATGCTTATAAAATATTATTGGCACATCATTCTATTTTCTTAGATGAAGCTTTTAAAAATAAAATAAATTTAACACTTACAGGGCATACGCATGGCGGTCAGTTTGGTTTCATGGGAATACCACTTCTCCCAATGTTTAAATATATGTCTGGCAAATTTGAACAAGATGGCTGTATTGGTTATGTAAGTCGTGGTGCAGGTAGCTGGTTCCCATTTAGAATAGGTTGTCCGCCAGAAGTAACATTTTTTAATTTTAAAGTTAAAGGGTGA
- a CDS encoding HD domain-containing protein, producing the protein MDDIKKMQELWQEMSSWMTTYMKSFYSPEEAQKAKSHLDIKNTGTIFFDDAQIVDGIVLKEKHTWKVTNNCERLAKHLGLNEHDKLLAKMIGLFHDVGRFRQFTIYRTFNDALSENHAKLGLSVIKDLSFMKKLSEDDLATLNFAIGNHNAKEIAPTDNKRFLSFAKLIRDADKIDIYRVLKPYLGPTDGTGCSPDFVELFVQGKQCDYTKMRTQDDRKLVRLMWVYDINYAWSLQQIINDNYIEEIIGNLPHDEAMMKGINRLREYMQKKLETPDIWEG; encoded by the coding sequence ATGGATGATATTAAAAAAATGCAGGAACTCTGGCAAGAGATGAGTTCGTGGATGACTACGTATATGAAATCATTTTATTCGCCAGAAGAAGCACAAAAGGCAAAATCTCATTTAGATATAAAAAATACTGGAACGATTTTTTTTGATGATGCTCAAATTGTCGATGGTATAGTGCTTAAAGAAAAACACACTTGGAAAGTAACGAATAATTGTGAACGATTAGCCAAGCATTTAGGTTTAAATGAACACGATAAACTTTTAGCGAAGATGATTGGCTTATTTCATGATGTAGGACGTTTCCGTCAATTTACGATATATCGTACATTTAATGATGCACTATCTGAAAATCACGCTAAACTCGGTTTATCTGTGATAAAAGATTTATCCTTTATGAAAAAATTATCTGAAGATGATTTAGCAACACTTAATTTTGCTATTGGCAATCACAATGCAAAAGAAATTGCACCTACAGATAATAAGCGCTTTTTATCATTTGCAAAATTAATTCGCGATGCAGATAAAATTGATATTTATCGTGTATTAAAACCGTATTTAGGCCCTACTGATGGCACAGGTTGCAGTCCAGATTTTGTAGAACTCTTCGTACAAGGCAAACAATGCGATTATACGAAGATGCGCACACAAGATGACCGCAAATTAGTCCGTTTGATGTGGGTTTATGATATAAACTATGCATGGTCACTTCAGCAGATAATCAATGATAATTATATAGAAGAAATCATTGGTAACTTACCGCATGATGAAGCAATGATGAAAGGTATTAATCGTCTGCGTGAATACATGCAAAAGAAACTTGAAACTCCCGATATTTGGGAAGGTTAA
- a CDS encoding glutamine--tRNA ligase/YqeY domain fusion protein, with product MASNFIYNAIDEDLKEGKYTEGVHTRFPPEPNGYLHIGHAKSICLNFGIARDYNGMCNLRFDDTNPTKEDVEYVDSIQEDVKWLGFTWKDRKFYASDYFEKLYGYAIKLIEAGKAYVDDLTAEQIREYRGTLTEPGKESPWRNRSVEENLDLFTRMKNGEFADGEKVLRAKIDMASPNITMRDPVIYRIAHIKHHRTGDAWCIYPMYDFAHPLSDAIEGITHSICTLEFEEHRPLYDWLLENLGFDKNTRPRQIEFARLNITKMVMSKRKLRQLVEGGYVSGWDDPRMPTISGLRRRGYTAAAIRDFCDRIGVAKANSLVDVAMLEHCVREDLNAHAQRLMAVLDPIKVIITNYPEDKMEMMACENLPTGDDKHYMPFSREIYIEREDFMEDAPKKFFRLKPEGEVRLKNAYIIKCEEVIKDENGNIVELHCTYDPDSKSGGKTAGRKIKGTIHWVNAKTALDAQVRLYDYLLKDEEGAVNGDFIASLNPDSLVVLNNCKVEPSAKWAAPGTKFQFLRQGYFCVDKDSTMDNLVFNRVVGLRDTWAKVAKK from the coding sequence ATGGCGTCAAATTTTATTTATAATGCTATTGATGAAGATTTAAAAGAAGGAAAATATACAGAAGGTGTACACACTCGTTTCCCTCCAGAACCAAATGGCTATTTACATATCGGTCATGCAAAATCTATTTGCCTGAATTTCGGTATAGCAAGAGATTATAATGGAATGTGCAATCTTCGTTTTGATGATACAAATCCAACAAAAGAAGATGTAGAATACGTTGACTCTATTCAAGAAGATGTAAAATGGCTTGGTTTTACATGGAAGGACCGCAAATTTTACGCTTCCGATTACTTTGAAAAATTATATGGATACGCTATAAAACTTATCGAAGCTGGTAAAGCTTATGTTGATGATTTAACAGCAGAACAAATTCGCGAATACCGCGGTACTTTGACTGAACCAGGCAAAGAAAGCCCATGGAGAAATCGTTCTGTAGAAGAAAATCTCGATTTATTCACACGTATGAAAAACGGTGAATTTGCTGATGGTGAGAAAGTATTGCGTGCTAAAATTGACATGGCTTCACCTAATATAACTATGCGTGACCCAGTTATTTATCGTATTGCACATATAAAACATCATCGCACTGGTGATGCTTGGTGCATATATCCAATGTATGACTTTGCTCATCCATTATCTGATGCTATTGAAGGTATCACTCATTCTATCTGTACTTTGGAATTTGAAGAACATCGTCCATTATACGATTGGCTTTTAGAAAACTTAGGTTTTGATAAAAACACTCGTCCACGCCAGATTGAATTTGCACGCCTTAACATCACTAAAATGGTAATGAGTAAACGTAAATTGCGTCAATTAGTTGAAGGCGGTTATGTAAGTGGTTGGGATGACCCACGTATGCCTACTATTTCTGGTTTACGTCGCCGTGGTTATACTGCTGCTGCTATTCGCGATTTTTGCGACCGCATCGGCGTAGCTAAAGCTAATAGCTTAGTAGATGTAGCAATGTTGGAACACTGTGTACGCGAAGACTTAAATGCACATGCACAGCGTTTAATGGCAGTGCTCGACCCAATTAAAGTAATCATCACTAATTATCCAGAAGATAAAATGGAAATGATGGCATGCGAAAACTTGCCAACAGGTGATGACAAACATTATATGCCATTTAGCCGTGAAATCTACATTGAACGCGAAGACTTCATGGAAGATGCTCCAAAAAAATTCTTCCGCTTAAAACCAGAAGGTGAAGTTCGCTTGAAAAATGCCTATATCATCAAATGCGAAGAAGTCATCAAAGATGAAAATGGCAATATTGTAGAATTACATTGTACTTATGATCCAGATTCTAAATCAGGCGGCAAAACAGCTGGCAGAAAAATTAAAGGTACAATCCATTGGGTAAATGCTAAGACAGCACTTGATGCACAGGTGAGATTATACGATTATTTATTAAAAGATGAAGAAGGAGCAGTAAATGGCGATTTCATCGCTTCACTCAATCCTGATTCTCTCGTAGTACTCAATAATTGCAAAGTAGAACCTAGTGCAAAATGGGCAGCACCTGGAACTAAATTCCAATTTTTGCGCCAAGGCTATTTCTGTGTAGATAAAGACAGCACTATGGATAATCTCGTATTTAATAGAGTTGTTGGTTTGCGTGATACATGGGCTAAAGTAGCAAAAAAATAA
- the putP gene encoding sodium/proline symporter PutP, with product MSDNIAIIIAFLLYLLFMMAIGVYFYYRTHNMSDYILGGRKLGAWVTSMSAEASDMSGWMLMGLPGFAYLAGLNAGWIAVGLAIGTWANWQFIARRLRKYTELANNSLTLPDFLQNRYYDKSPLIRIVMAIFILIFFIIYTSSGFVAGGKLFNTIFDIPYEYALCLGAFVIVFYTFVGGFLAVCWTDFIQGVMMFFAILIVPISAAFLLGGFSETYTAISIAHPDFFNPFLKPDGNFITGLELISLLAWGLGYFGQPHILVRFMAINTSNELKKATHIAMTWVVISLACAVLVGMVGSVYLTTPLTGTNSETVFLVMTNQLFSPFWAGIVLSAVLAAIMSTASSQLLVGASAVAQDLYKQFIHKDIKPHELVLVTRLSVVGIALIAVALGLDPNNSILNIVAYAWAGFGSTFGPALLFSLFWRRTTRNGILAGMIVGGVTVLIWKQITGLDIANVYPILKLYEIVPGFILSSIAIVIASKLDKEPSKEITDTFDSVKHSDI from the coding sequence ATGTCGGATAATATAGCTATCATCATCGCTTTTCTATTATACTTATTATTCATGATGGCAATCGGCGTTTATTTTTACTATCGTACTCATAATATGTCAGATTATATCTTAGGCGGCCGTAAACTTGGAGCTTGGGTAACCTCCATGAGTGCAGAAGCTTCAGATATGAGTGGTTGGATGCTCATGGGCCTGCCTGGATTTGCTTATCTTGCTGGACTTAATGCTGGCTGGATTGCTGTAGGTTTGGCAATCGGTACATGGGCTAACTGGCAGTTTATCGCTCGCCGTCTGCGTAAGTATACAGAACTTGCCAATAATTCTTTGACATTACCTGACTTTTTACAAAATCGCTATTATGACAAAAGCCCATTAATTCGCATTGTAATGGCTATCTTTATTTTAATTTTCTTTATTATTTACACTTCATCAGGTTTTGTCGCTGGTGGTAAATTATTTAACACCATTTTTGACATTCCATATGAGTATGCACTGTGCCTCGGTGCTTTCGTTATCGTCTTTTATACATTTGTTGGCGGTTTCCTCGCCGTTTGCTGGACAGATTTTATTCAAGGCGTAATGATGTTTTTTGCCATCTTAATCGTACCTATTTCAGCAGCTTTTCTTTTAGGGGGTTTTTCTGAAACATATACAGCTATCTCCATCGCTCATCCAGATTTCTTCAATCCATTTTTAAAACCAGATGGAAATTTTATCACAGGATTAGAACTAATTTCTCTTTTAGCTTGGGGACTTGGCTATTTTGGACAACCGCACATTCTCGTTCGTTTTATGGCAATAAATACTTCTAACGAATTGAAAAAGGCTACTCATATTGCCATGACTTGGGTTGTTATATCACTTGCTTGTGCTGTACTCGTCGGCATGGTCGGCAGTGTATACTTAACTACACCACTCACTGGTACAAATTCAGAAACTGTATTTTTAGTGATGACTAATCAATTATTCAGTCCTTTCTGGGCAGGTATCGTCCTTTCTGCCGTACTTGCTGCTATCATGAGTACAGCTTCTTCTCAGTTACTTGTAGGTGCTTCCGCTGTAGCTCAAGATTTATATAAACAATTCATTCATAAAGATATAAAGCCACATGAACTCGTGCTCGTTACACGTCTTTCTGTAGTGGGTATCGCACTCATCGCCGTTGCATTAGGACTTGACCCGAATAACTCTATCTTAAATATCGTAGCGTACGCTTGGGCTGGTTTTGGTTCCACTTTTGGTCCTGCACTTTTATTCTCACTGTTTTGGCGTCGCACTACAAGAAATGGTATTTTAGCAGGTATGATTGTCGGGGGTGTAACCGTTTTAATTTGGAAACAAATAACTGGACTTGATATCGCCAATGTTTATCCAATTTTAAAATTATATGAAATCGTACCAGGATTTATTCTTTCTTCAATCGCTATTGTCATAGCTAGTAAACTTGATAAAGAACCATCTAAAGAAATCACTGATACTTTTGACTCCGTAAAACACAGTGATATTTAA